From Moraxella sp. K1664, one genomic window encodes:
- a CDS encoding inorganic diphosphatase gives MVDFNKILDAGDVDAGEINVVVEIPTGSNHKIEWNRKLACFELDRVEPIAFAKPCNYGFIPQTLDEDGDELDALILTEQPLTTGIFLKAKVIGVMKFVDDGEVDDKIIVVPADDRNNGNAYNSLDDLPPQLIKQLEFHFNHYKDLKKAGTTKVEGFFDVATAKEVIKESQKRWVEEA, from the coding sequence ATGGTAGATTTTAACAAAATCCTAGACGCAGGCGACGTGGACGCAGGCGAGATTAACGTGGTCGTAGAAATCCCTACTGGCTCAAACCACAAAATCGAATGGAACCGCAAACTCGCTTGCTTTGAGCTTGACCGTGTTGAGCCGATTGCTTTTGCCAAGCCTTGCAACTATGGCTTTATCCCTCAAACCCTAGACGAAGACGGCGATGAGCTAGACGCACTTATCCTAACCGAACAGCCATTGACCACGGGTATTTTTCTAAAAGCCAAAGTCATTGGCGTGATGAAGTTTGTTGATGACGGCGAGGTGGACGACAAAATCATCGTGGTACCTGCCGATGACCGCAACAACGGCAACGCCTACAACAGCCTTGATGACCTACCACCACAGCTTATCAAACAGCTAGAATTTCACTTTAACCACTACAAAGACCTAAAAAAAGCTGGCACCACCAAAGTAGAAGGCTTTTTTGACGTTGCCACCGCCAAAGAAGTGATTAAAGAGAGCCAAAAACGCTGGGTAGAAGAAGCGTGA
- a CDS encoding IS110 family transposase: MRLLKQTLHKQGKRQMIHYIGIDISKAKFDVAFINPSTNKVKTKVFNNNKAGFDLLLAWLKTNVSNHLDELHIILEATGVYHEHLSEFLDDNNIKQSIVNPNYVRKFADSLGVIHKTDKKDSIILSRYGYSHKPEIWIAPSIEAKQLKALLARLEALKEDLQREQNRQELLLSPNLPDLVKASMQTVISVLQEEIAKLTKDIDDFVDKQPSLKQDKTLLETIDGIGSVIAKEVVCLIHTKQFKKASQMASFLGLIPKQRQSGVFKGATKLSKQGQVSLRAKLYMSAMSAIRYNSTIKAFYERLQQNGKTKMQALCACMRKLVHICFGVIKTQTSFEQQVSLS, encoded by the coding sequence GTGCGTTTATTAAAACAGACACTGCATAAACAAGGCAAGAGACAGATGATACACTATATTGGCATAGACATCAGCAAAGCAAAGTTTGATGTTGCATTTATAAACCCAAGCACAAATAAAGTAAAAACCAAGGTTTTTAACAACAACAAAGCAGGCTTTGATTTACTGCTTGCTTGGTTAAAAACCAATGTCAGCAATCATCTTGATGAGCTACACATCATCCTAGAAGCAACAGGGGTTTATCATGAACACCTAAGTGAGTTTCTTGATGATAATAATATCAAGCAAAGCATTGTCAATCCTAACTATGTCCGCAAATTTGCAGACAGTTTGGGGGTAATCCATAAAACTGATAAAAAAGACAGCATTATTTTATCAAGGTATGGTTATAGCCACAAGCCTGAGATTTGGATAGCACCTAGCATTGAAGCCAAACAGCTAAAAGCTCTATTGGCTCGCTTAGAAGCACTCAAAGAAGATTTGCAACGAGAGCAAAACCGACAAGAGTTGCTCTTATCACCCAATCTGCCCGATTTGGTTAAAGCATCCATGCAAACAGTCATCAGTGTCCTTCAAGAGGAAATTGCCAAACTCACCAAAGACATTGATGACTTTGTTGACAAACAACCAAGTTTAAAGCAAGACAAAACCTTACTTGAAACCATTGACGGTATTGGTTCTGTTATTGCCAAAGAAGTGGTATGCTTAATACATACCAAACAATTTAAAAAAGCCTCACAGATGGCTTCGTTTTTAGGCTTAATACCCAAACAAAGACAGTCAGGTGTCTTTAAGGGAGCAACCAAACTGTCCAAACAAGGGCAAGTCTCTTTGCGTGCTAAGCTGTATATGTCTGCAATGAGTGCCATTCGTTATAATAGCACCATTAAGGCATTTTATGAACGATTACAACAAAACGGTAAAACCAAAATGCAAGCCTTATGTGCTTGTATGCGTAAATTGGTACATATCTGTTTTGGTGTTATCAAAACCCAAACATCCTTTGAGCAACAAGTATCTTTAAGTTAG
- the thiM gene encoding hydroxyethylthiazole kinase, translating into MTTVTKNPFSPDQIPLDLINEVRKQNPLIHNITNLVSANFTANGLLAVGASPMMAESPLEMAELAKISSAVVLNIGTPSDPKTSAMIIAGQTANAHGIPVVLDPVAVSASTLRQSTIHQISQVVQFDAIRGNAGELAFLAGANWQAKGVDAGRGDADLASICQAVAQKYRTIAILTGEIDYISDGTQVVALANGTPLLPKVTATGCLLSAVVGAFLAVAGRERYLVGAVNACATFAIAGELACEGLLPSQSGTFMYQFLDKLGGISPDEIANRVKFVGGA; encoded by the coding sequence ATGACCACAGTTACCAAAAACCCATTCTCCCCAGACCAAATCCCCCTAGACTTAATCAACGAAGTCCGCAAGCAAAACCCCCTAATTCACAACATTACAAATCTGGTCTCCGCCAATTTTACCGCCAATGGACTGCTTGCTGTTGGTGCGTCCCCCATGATGGCAGAGTCGCCTTTGGAGATGGCAGAGCTTGCCAAAATCAGTAGTGCGGTTGTGCTAAATATCGGCACGCCGTCCGACCCCAAAACGTCCGCCATGATTATCGCAGGGCAAACCGCCAACGCCCACGGCATTCCTGTGGTGCTAGACCCTGTGGCGGTGTCGGCAAGCACTTTACGCCAATCTACCATTCATCAGATTAGCCAAGTCGTGCAGTTTGATGCCATTCGTGGCAATGCAGGCGAGCTTGCGTTTTTGGCAGGGGCGAACTGGCAAGCCAAAGGCGTGGATGCTGGGCGTGGCGATGCGGATTTGGCGAGCATTTGCCAAGCGGTCGCCCAAAAGTACCGCACCATTGCCATTTTGACAGGCGAGATTGACTATATCTCAGACGGCACGCAGGTGGTTGCCCTTGCCAACGGTACGCCACTTCTGCCCAAGGTTACCGCCACAGGGTGCTTGCTAAGTGCCGTGGTTGGGGCATTTTTGGCGGTGGCAGGGCGTGAGCGGTATTTGGTGGGGGCGGTCAATGCCTGTGCCACATTTGCCATTGCAGGCGAGCTTGCTTGTGAAGGATTATTGCCAAGCCAAAGCGGTACGTTTATGTATCAATTTTTGGATAAATTGGGCGGTATTAGCCCTGATGAGATTGCCAATCGTGTCAAGTTTGTGGGGGGAGCATGA
- a CDS encoding type II toxin-antitoxin system YafQ family toxin: MLIYKIEDDILYLARLNTHSEVFG, from the coding sequence GTGCTGATTTACAAAATTGAAGATGATATTTTGTATTTGGCAAGGTTAAATACCCATAGCGAAGTCTTTGGCTAG
- a CDS encoding IS3 family transposase → MSTNKEQVLIIQELRHKHKLADLLAVSNLPRSVFYYHIRQSTKPDKDLDLKEHINHIYHQHKGRYGYRRITSELNNQLAQKGMVINHKRVQRLMAKLGLKALVRRQRKFNTYKGTMGKDTIQDNILKRDFKADKPNQKWATDITEFKVQDKANDGSVIQRKLYLSPIIDLFNGEIVSYTMKDRPTYELVKEMLNDALSKLSQEKMDDKPIIHSDQGWHYQMHQYQQTLKEQGLTQSMSRKGNCLDNAVIESFFGTLKQEIFYETTTFTSTDELKQVIDEYIHYYNHDRIKSKLKGLSPVKYRNLVQLGLIQPLATT, encoded by the coding sequence ATCAGTACAAACAAAGAACAAGTCCTGATCATCCAAGAATTAAGGCATAAGCACAAACTTGCTGACTTATTGGCAGTGTCAAACTTGCCAAGAAGTGTGTTTTATTACCACATTCGTCAAAGTACAAAGCCTGACAAAGACCTTGACTTAAAAGAACACATTAACCACATCTACCACCAACACAAGGGCAGGTATGGTTATCGTAGAATCACATCAGAGCTTAACAATCAGCTTGCCCAAAAAGGCATGGTCATTAATCATAAACGAGTGCAACGACTGATGGCTAAACTTGGACTCAAAGCATTGGTTCGTCGTCAACGTAAGTTTAATACTTACAAAGGCACAATGGGCAAAGATACCATTCAGGACAATATACTCAAAAGAGACTTTAAAGCAGACAAACCCAATCAAAAGTGGGCAACAGACATCACAGAGTTTAAAGTACAAGACAAGGCAAATGATGGCAGTGTCATTCAAAGAAAACTCTACCTATCGCCCATCATCGACTTGTTTAATGGTGAGATTGTCAGTTATACGATGAAGGACAGACCAACGTATGAGTTGGTCAAAGAGATGTTAAATGATGCCCTATCCAAGCTAAGCCAAGAAAAGATGGATGACAAACCCATCATTCATTCAGACCAAGGCTGGCACTATCAAATGCACCAGTATCAACAAACCCTAAAAGAACAAGGCTTAACCCAAAGCATGTCAAGAAAAGGCAATTGTTTGGATAATGCTGTGATAGAGAGCTTCTTTGGTACGCTAAAACAAGAGATATTTTATGAGACAACCACATTTACATCAACAGATGAACTTAAACAAGTGATTGATGAGTACATACACTACTACAATCATGATAGAATAAAGAGCAAATTAAAAGGACTAAGTCCTGTTAAGTACAGAAACTTAGTCCAATTAGGGTTAATACAACCACTTGCAACAACCTAA
- a CDS encoding helix-turn-helix domain-containing protein yields MAKYTTDFKLSVIGYYLNHHGYKQTAKHFNLNHTTVELWVKLYQAHGIDGIKRRHTKAVYDTDFKLNAVQAIQQGKSLTQLAIELNLPQPSLLSTWLKSYQAFGIMGLIPKPKGKKAMSNKHNANKTKSTWKTKQDHEKSVDDLLDELAYLRAENDYLKKLDALIRQKEQSVQTKNKS; encoded by the coding sequence ATGGCAAAATACACAACCGACTTTAAACTGTCTGTGATTGGGTATTATCTTAATCATCATGGCTACAAACAAACCGCCAAACACTTTAATCTAAACCACACAACCGTAGAGCTATGGGTTAAACTCTATCAAGCACATGGCATTGATGGCATAAAAAGACGACACACAAAGGCTGTCTATGACACAGATTTTAAGCTTAATGCCGTTCAAGCCATACAACAGGGCAAATCGCTTACACAACTTGCCATAGAGCTTAATCTGCCACAACCTTCTTTACTGTCAACTTGGTTAAAGTCCTACCAAGCCTTTGGTATAATGGGACTAATACCCAAACCCAAAGGCAAAAAAGCAATGTCAAACAAACACAACGCTAATAAAACCAAATCAACTTGGAAAACCAAACAAGACCACGAAAAAAGTGTGGATGATTTGCTTGATGAACTTGCCTATCTTAGAGCAGAGAATGACTATCTAAAAAAGCTAGATGCCTTAATTCGTCAAAAGGAACAATCAGTACAAACAAAGAACAAGTCCTGA
- a CDS encoding O-succinylhomoserine sulfhydrylase: MTTLDPNWQSDALDPTLGFFEETLAIRGGYHRTDEGEHGEAIFTTSSYVYKSAKDAADHFDGTKKGNVYSRHTNPTVRAFERRLALLEGGERCVATASGMGAILTMCLAYLKAGDHLLCAKQLFGSSVALFDTYFRSFGVDVSYVDCFDNDAWQNAIQPNTKILYCESPSNPLAQIADLRFLANLAHDNGALLIVDNCFATPVIQKPLELGADVVIHSASKYIDGQGRVLGGALVGSNELMEKAFTVIRTGGISLSPFNAWVLLKGLETLSIRMKTHCDNANRVAEFLSNHPNVQKVHFSGLPTHPSHELAKSQHTHLDVQGGAITGAFGAIIGFEVADKDKAWHVIDSTQVISITNNLGDAKSTITHPASTTHFRMTPEQRVQAGVSDGLIRLSVGLENVNDIINDLKRGLDEL; this comes from the coding sequence ATGACCACCCTAGACCCCAACTGGCAATCCGATGCCCTAGACCCGACTTTGGGATTTTTTGAAGAGACTTTGGCAATCCGTGGCGGTTATCATCGCACGGACGAGGGCGAGCATGGCGAGGCGATTTTTACGACCAGTAGCTATGTTTATAAGTCTGCCAAAGACGCCGCCGACCATTTTGACGGCACAAAAAAAGGCAATGTCTATTCACGCCACACCAACCCCACCGTGCGAGCCTTTGAAAGACGGCTTGCCCTGCTAGAAGGGGGTGAACGCTGTGTCGCTACCGCCAGTGGCATGGGGGCGATTTTGACCATGTGTTTGGCGTATCTAAAAGCAGGCGACCACCTGCTTTGTGCCAAGCAGTTGTTCGGCTCATCGGTTGCGTTGTTTGATACTTACTTTCGCTCGTTTGGCGTGGACGTGAGCTATGTGGACTGTTTTGACAATGACGCATGGCAAAACGCCATTCAGCCAAACACCAAAATTTTGTACTGCGAAAGCCCGTCCAATCCGCTCGCTCAAATTGCCGATTTGCGATTTTTGGCAAACCTTGCCCATGATAATGGGGCACTGCTTATCGTGGATAACTGCTTTGCCACCCCTGTCATTCAAAAGCCGTTGGAGCTTGGGGCGGACGTGGTGATTCATTCAGCGTCCAAGTACATTGACGGACAAGGGCGTGTGCTTGGCGGGGCATTGGTTGGCTCAAACGAGCTTATGGAAAAAGCCTTTACCGTCATTCGCACAGGGGGCATTAGCCTATCGCCCTTTAATGCGTGGGTGTTGTTAAAGGGGCTTGAAACCCTATCAATCCGCATGAAAACCCATTGCGATAACGCCAATCGGGTTGCCGAATTTTTATCAAACCACCCCAACGTCCAAAAAGTGCATTTTTCAGGGCTACCCACCCACCCAAGCCATGAGCTTGCCAAATCGCAACACACGCACTTAGACGTACAAGGCGGAGCGATAACAGGGGCGTTTGGGGCGATTATCGGCTTTGAAGTGGCGGACAAGGATAAGGCGTGGCACGTCATTGACAGCACGCAAGTCATTAGCATTACCAATAACTTAGGCGATGCCAAATCCACCATTACCCACCCTGCCAGCACCACCCATTTTCGCATGACGCCCGAGCAACGAGTGCAGGCGGGTGTGAGTGACGGTCTCATTCGCTTATCAGTCGGGCTTGAAAATGTCAATGATATTATCAATGATTTAAAGCGTGGGCTTGATGAGTTGTAA
- a CDS encoding type II toxin-antitoxin system RelB/DinJ family antitoxin gives MTTTNLNIRIDDELKVQATKVLASYGLSPTQAIKLFFHQVVSTNQVPVSFDYQARTPNAKTLQAIDELENGGGTLYDDLDSLLAELDNVKR, from the coding sequence ATGACCACAACCAATTTAAATATCCGCATTGATGACGAACTCAAAGTTCAAGCCACAAAAGTGCTGGCAAGTTATGGCTTGTCGCCCACACAAGCGATTAAACTGTTTTTTCATCAGGTGGTTAGCACCAATCAAGTGCCTGTGTCTTTTGATTATCAAGCCAGAACGCCCAACGCCAAAACCTTGCAAGCGATTGATGAGCTAGAAAATGGCGGTGGTACGCTTTATGATGATTTGGACAGTTTGCTTGCAGAGCTAGATAATGTTAAGCGTTAA
- the pncB gene encoding nicotinate phosphoribosyltransferase, translated as MTHTPIITSLLDNDLYKFTMLQAMLHQFPQTHGVYRFRCRNNDKLAFPLGEIKDDLEHQLDLLCTLKFKQDELDYLRNLRFIKPDFVDYLELFALKRRFIKVWTDDENRLNIEIEGAMIQAMFFEIFVLSIVNQLYYERLNDPNALTDGQKRLDEKVQILKHYEMLERSDVHNPAFAVADFGTRRRYSRDWHYHVVDTLSQASPSIFRGTSNVYLAKELGLTPIGTMAHEFMQAFQALDVRLRDSQKAALEAWVREYRGDLGIALTDVVGMDAFLRDFDLYFAKLFDGLRHDSGDPYEWGDKAIAHYEKLRIDPKTKSLTFSDGLTLQKAWDLHEYFKTRIKTGFGIGTNLTNDMGLTQLNIVLKLVECNGQPVAKLSDSPGKTMIDDDTYLAYLKQVFEVKE; from the coding sequence ATGACCCACACGCCAATCATCACATCATTATTGGATAATGACTTATACAAATTTACCATGCTCCAAGCCATGCTTCACCAATTCCCCCAAACGCATGGCGTGTACCGCTTTCGTTGTCGCAACAACGACAAATTGGCGTTCCCCTTAGGCGAGATTAAGGACGATTTGGAGCATCAGCTTGACCTGCTTTGCACTTTAAAATTTAAGCAAGATGAACTGGATTATTTGAGAAATTTGCGGTTTATTAAGCCTGATTTTGTGGATTATTTAGAATTATTTGCCTTAAAACGCCGATTTATCAAGGTGTGGACGGACGATGAAAACCGCCTAAACATTGAGATTGAAGGGGCGATGATTCAGGCAATGTTTTTTGAAATTTTTGTGTTATCCATTGTCAATCAGCTCTATTACGAACGCCTAAATGACCCCAACGCCTTGACAGACGGGCAAAAACGCCTTGATGAAAAGGTGCAAATTTTAAAACATTATGAAATGCTAGAACGCTCAGACGTACACAATCCTGCCTTTGCCGTGGCGGATTTTGGTACACGTCGCCGTTATAGCCGAGACTGGCATTATCATGTGGTGGACACGCTCTCTCAGGCATCGCCCAGTATTTTTCGGGGGACATCTAACGTCTATCTTGCCAAAGAGCTGGGTTTGACTCCGATTGGCACCATGGCTCATGAGTTTATGCAAGCCTTTCAAGCCTTAGACGTGCGTTTGCGTGATAGCCAAAAGGCGGCGTTGGAGGCGTGGGTGCGTGAATATCGGGGCGATTTGGGCATTGCCTTGACGGACGTTGTGGGTATGGACGCATTTTTAAGAGATTTTGATTTGTATTTTGCCAAGCTCTTTGACGGACTTCGCCACGACTCAGGCGACCCGTACGAGTGGGGCGACAAGGCGATTGCTCATTATGAGAAGCTACGCATTGACCCCAAAACCAAAAGCCTGACGTTTAGCGACGGCTTGACGCTCCAAAAGGCGTGGGATTTGCATGAATATTTTAAAACCCGTATCAAAACAGGCTTTGGTATCGGCACCAATCTCACCAACGACATGGGGTTAACCCAGCTTAATATCGTGCTAAAACTTGTGGAATGTAACGGGCAACCTGTCGCCAAACTCTCCGACAGCCCTGGTAAGACGATGATTGATGATGATACGTATTTGGCGTATTTAAAGCAGGTGTTTGAGGTAAAAGAGTGA
- the rluB gene encoding 23S rRNA pseudouridine(2605) synthase RluB gives MNIPHTTELPVDTHTDTAKPQGEKLQKLLARMGLGSRRQLEEIIKTGRISINGKTATLGDRASVSDEIRIDGRLVRLKAEREKRRRVIAYYKPEGEICSMSDPEGRPTVFDRLPKLTGDRWVMVGRLDINSSGLLLFTNDGELAHRLMHPSSEVVREYAVRVLGEVTPEIAQNLTRGVELEDGMARFDDIKEGGGTGVNKWYHVTIKEGRKREVRRMFESQELKVSRLIRTRYSTMILPKELKTGRFIELDAKAIDALVSSVGLRSRQGTGLNTSAKEKQARIHKKPLPAREVRQKRTQKGKNERKRADDRQGKSERKGQQTPAFGKAKFYKV, from the coding sequence ATGAACATCCCCCACACCACCGAATTACCCGTAGACACTCACACAGATACCGCCAAACCCCAAGGCGAAAAACTGCAAAAGCTCCTAGCACGCATGGGCTTGGGTTCACGTCGCCAGTTAGAAGAAATCATCAAAACAGGACGAATCTCCATCAACGGTAAGACCGCAACGCTGGGCGATAGAGCCAGCGTGAGTGATGAGATTCGTATCGATGGGCGACTGGTACGTCTTAAAGCCGAACGTGAGAAACGTCGCCGTGTCATCGCCTACTATAAGCCCGAAGGCGAGATTTGCTCCATGTCTGACCCCGAAGGTCGCCCCACGGTGTTTGACCGCCTGCCTAAGCTGACAGGCGACAGATGGGTGATGGTCGGCAGACTGGACATTAACTCATCGGGTCTTCTACTGTTCACCAACGATGGCGAGCTGGCTCATCGTCTCATGCACCCATCTAGCGAAGTGGTGCGTGAATATGCCGTGCGAGTGCTTGGCGAAGTCACCCCAGAGATTGCCCAGAATCTGACCCGTGGCGTTGAGTTAGAAGACGGCATGGCACGCTTTGATGACATCAAAGAAGGTGGCGGTACAGGGGTTAATAAATGGTATCACGTCACCATCAAAGAAGGTCGCAAGCGTGAAGTTCGCCGTATGTTTGAGTCCCAAGAACTTAAAGTTTCACGCCTGATTCGTACCCGATACAGTACCATGATATTGCCCAAAGAGCTAAAAACAGGGCGATTTATTGAGCTTGATGCCAAAGCCATTGATGCCCTTGTCTCATCGGTAGGTCTGCGTTCTCGCCAAGGCACAGGACTAAATACGTCCGCCAAAGAAAAACAAGCCCGTATCCACAAAAAGCCCCTGCCCGCTCGTGAAGTTCGCCAAAAACGCACTCAAAAAGGCAAAAATGAGCGAAAAAGAGCCGATGACAGACAAGGCAAAAGCGAACGTAAAGGACAGCAAACCCCTGCGTTTGGCAAGGCGAAGTTTTATAAAGTATAA
- the thiD gene encoding bifunctional hydroxymethylpyrimidine kinase/phosphomethylpyrimidine kinase: MNHVHTHPRTHRPAQALTIAGSDSGGGAGIQADLKTFTMRQVFGTSVLTATTAQNTQGVWGIHHLPTDHIRAQLVAIGDDFAIGACKIGMLGTSDIIETVGQFLQNRPFGQVVLDPVMIAKGGQSLLDDNAKDSLKRLIPLTDIITPNLPEAEVLTGMTIVCDDDIRKALHALQDMGAKTVIIKGGHSQNSQSAMCIDYVLDETGDIWQVQSERTNSKNTHGTGCTFSACITAELAKGASVADAIHTAKRLIAQAISTAPNIGHGHGAVNHWAFWEGGVGN, encoded by the coding sequence ATGAACCACGTCCACACGCACCCACGCACTCATCGCCCCGCCCAAGCCTTGACTATTGCAGGGTCGGACTCTGGCGGTGGGGCAGGCATTCAGGCGGATTTAAAGACCTTTACCATGCGACAAGTATTTGGTACAAGTGTACTGACCGCCACAACCGCCCAAAACACCCAAGGCGTATGGGGCATTCATCATCTGCCGACCGACCACATTAGAGCCCAGCTTGTCGCCATTGGGGACGATTTTGCGATTGGGGCGTGCAAAATCGGTATGCTTGGCACGTCCGACATCATTGAGACGGTGGGGCAGTTTCTACAAAATCGTCCGTTTGGGCAAGTGGTGCTTGACCCTGTGATGATTGCCAAAGGCGGACAATCCTTGCTTGATGACAACGCAAAAGACAGCCTAAAACGGCTCATTCCCCTAACCGACATCATCACGCCCAACCTACCAGAAGCCGAAGTGCTGACAGGCATGACGATAGTTTGTGATGATGATATAAGGAAAGCCCTACACGCCTTACAAGACATGGGGGCAAAGACGGTCATCATCAAAGGCGGACATAGCCAAAATTCCCAAAGTGCCATGTGCATAGATTATGTGCTTGATGAAACGGGCGATATTTGGCAAGTACAAAGCGAACGCACTAACAGCAAAAACACACACGGCACAGGGTGTACGTTCTCGGCGTGTATCACGGCAGAGCTTGCCAAAGGGGCGAGCGTGGCAGATGCCATTCATACCGCCAAACGCTTAATTGCTCAGGCGATTAGCACCGCCCCCAATATCGGACACGGACATGGGGCGGTCAATCATTGGGCGTTTTGGGAAGGTGGGGTGGGTAATTAG
- the thiE gene encoding thiamine phosphate synthase, with protein MFDKSTLSVYFVAGTQDCTHRDEPTPEQRLLAVLENALQAGITCYQFREKGDNALTCPDKIKKLALDCQALCRQYGVPFVINNDVHLCLDIGADGVHVGQADMDIFDVARLCRGRAFVGLSHSSLDEIRVSVGHDLADYLAIGAVFDTRSKADAGCAVGVDMVGQVRAMIGKRPLVAIGGIDTTNASLVRANGADGVACVSVIARADDMGAVVGALKGA; from the coding sequence ATGTTTGATAAATCAACCCTATCCGTCTATTTTGTCGCAGGCACACAAGACTGCACGCACCGAGACGAACCCACGCCAGAGCAGAGACTGCTTGCGGTGTTGGAGAATGCCTTGCAAGCAGGGATTACTTGCTATCAATTTCGTGAAAAAGGCGACAACGCCCTAACTTGCCCTGACAAGATTAAAAAGCTCGCCCTAGATTGCCAAGCGTTATGCCGTCAATATGGCGTGCCGTTTGTGATTAACAATGATGTTCATTTGTGCCTTGACATTGGGGCGGACGGCGTTCATGTGGGGCAGGCGGACATGGATATTTTTGACGTGGCAAGGCTGTGTCGTGGGCGTGCATTTGTGGGTTTGTCGCACAGCTCGCTTGATGAGATAAGGGTTAGTGTGGGGCATGATTTGGCGGATTATTTGGCGATTGGGGCGGTGTTTGACACACGCTCAAAGGCGGACGCTGGGTGTGCGGTGGGCGTGGATATGGTGGGGCAGGTGCGAGCGATGATTGGCAAGCGTCCGCTTGTTGCCATTGGTGGGATTGACACCACAAACGCAAGCCTTGTGCGTGCCAATGGGGCGGACGGTGTGGCGTGCGTGTCGGTGATTGCCCGTGCGGACGATATGGGGGCAGTGGTGGGGGCGTTAAAGGGGGCGTAA
- the lipB gene encoding lipoyl(octanoyl) transferase LipB, translating into MTLNLPHLNLTPLQWDDLHTSTHPHAEYNATHDDMLARILSRIDDKKNGQACPDELWIVEHQDVYTLGQAGKEEHILYKTDTPIIKTDRGGQVTWHGVGQLVVYWLWDLHRLGMGVRDLVSHAEQAIEDVVGEYLPPDLTAKARRDAPGVYIYNTNGDMLGKIASLGFKIKQGHSYHGIAINLVNDLTAFNAINPCGYAGMAMVKLSQFGKFDDSQTHEFIHKFISNIQKRHSGQLALRPINNPIPSE; encoded by the coding sequence ATGACCCTAAACCTACCCCACCTAAACCTTACCCCCTTGCAATGGGACGACTTGCACACAAGCACCCACCCCCACGCCGAATACAACGCCACGCATGATGATATGCTTGCTCGGATTTTGAGTCGCATTGATGATAAAAAAAACGGGCAAGCCTGCCCTGATGAGCTGTGGATTGTGGAGCATCAAGACGTTTATACGCTAGGGCAAGCGGGCAAAGAAGAGCATATTCTCTACAAGACCGACACCCCAATCATCAAAACCGACCGTGGCGGACAGGTAACATGGCATGGCGTGGGGCAACTTGTGGTGTACTGGCTGTGGGATTTGCACCGCCTTGGCATGGGCGTGCGAGACCTAGTGAGCCACGCCGAGCAAGCCATAGAAGACGTGGTGGGCGAGTACCTACCGCCCGATTTGACCGCTAAGGCTCGCCGTGATGCCCCTGGGGTGTATATTTATAATACCAATGGCGATATGCTTGGCAAAATTGCGTCTTTGGGCTTTAAAATCAAGCAAGGGCATAGCTATCACGGCATTGCCATTAACCTTGTCAATGATTTGACCGCCTTTAATGCCATTAACCCTTGTGGCTATGCGGGCATGGCAATGGTAAAACTATCGCAATTTGGCAAATTTGATGATAGCCAAACGCACGAATTTATTCATAAATTTATCAGTAATATTCAAAAAAGACACAGTGGACAACTCGCCCTAAGACCCATAAATAACCCGATACCCAGCGAATAA